ACACCACCCGGCCCGGGGAGAACGGAATGGACGCCAGCTGCGGCTGCTCGAAGACGGCGAACTCCGCGAAGATCCCGTCGGCGGACAGGCACTTGTACCCGTCGGGCGTGTTGCGGAAGACGAACGCCGGGGGGCCGCTGAACGGAAGCCAGGACAGGTCGTTCAGCAGGTCCTCGCGGTGGCCGGGGTCCACGATGACGAAGAAGTCCAGGTCGGACCAGGCGTCGAGCCGGTCGAGTTCCAGGCCCACGGAGCCGAGCCCGATCAGTGCGAGGGCGTAAGGCCGTCGGGAGAGGTTGCGGCCGATGGCGTCCAGGCGTTCCAGCAGCTGTTCAGGTGACGGCATGTGACCTCCGGAGCGCAGTGTAGCGGTCTGCGCCTCCCGGAACACCGGTCCCTGGGCGCGCCCGGCCAGACGCGGAGGGAACAGTTCAAACGGAAAGAGGCGACCCGGAGGTCGCCTTGATTGCTTCACCATGGCTCGGTATGCACCGAGCGTCAAACGATGCATGGCTGTTCCGGCGCTCCTCCCGGCCCGGCGTCCCTCAGGCGGCGATCAGGGCAGGTGGGGCCGGGTTCACGTCCGGCCGGGCCTCCCACCGTGGTCAGGCCGGCACGTCAGGGCGTGACGTGGGTGGGTGCCACGCCGCTCATGGCGACGGGTGGAACGGCTGGACTGTGACGGTCTCCGCCCGAAGGGCCGGCAGTGGCGATGCGGGGTGGGACGCCGTCGCCCGGCGCGTCACTGCGGGAGGCGGTCGGGTCGGCGTTTCCGTGCTCGGCCTGCAGCGCGTGGGCACGTTCGTGGTCCGGCGTCAGGTGGTCCGGCTGAGGTTGCCGAAGCGGACGTACTCGGCGCTGTAGCTGAGGTGCACAGATCCGATGGGGCCGCTGCGCTGTTTGCCGATGATGATTTCCGCGGTGCCCTGCTGGTCGGTGCCGGGGTTGTAGTACTCGTCGCGGTAGATGAACATCACGGTGTCGGCGTCCTGCTCGATGGCGCCGGATTCGCGCAGGTCGGAGAGTTGCGGGCGGTGATTGGGGCGCGTTTCGACGGCGCGGCTGAGCTGGCTGAGGACGATCACGGGGATCTGCAGTTCGAGCGCGAGTTTCTTGAGGTTGCGGCTGATGGTGCCGACTTCCTGCACGCGGTTCTCGCTGCCGGGCCGGCCGCTTTCGATGAGCTGCAGGTAATCGATGAGCAGCAGGTCGCAGTGCCCGTGCGCGTGGTGGTTGCGGGTGTCGCGGGCGATGCTGAGGCCCGTCTGGTCGGTCGCTTCGAGGTACGTGACGGGAAGGTTGCGGGTGCGGGCGGCGTGCGCGTGGAGGCGTTCGCGTTCGGGCGCGGTGGTGGTGCGCTGCCGGATCCGGCTGAGGTCGACGCTGGCGGCGGTGGCGAGGGCGCGCGTGGCGAGCTGCCGGGCGGTCATCTCGAGGCTGGCGACGATGACGTCGTGGCCGTTCCTGGCGGCGTTGAGGGCGAAGCTGTACCCGAGGCCGGTCTTGCCCATGGCGGGCCGGGCGGCGAGGACGTACAGGGCGCCCCGTTCGAAGCCGAGGATGGCGTCGTCGAGGTCGCGGTACCCGGTGGAGATGGCGTTCGGGGTGCGGAGGTCGAGGTCGGCGAGGGCCGCGTCGATCGCGGTGGCGTGCGTGGTGGTGCCGGTGTGCCTGCGGTTCTCGAGGGTGGTGCCGATCTGCGAGGCGAGCGTGCGGAGGTCTTCTTCCGGGAGGTCGCCGTGCGCGGCGTGGTGCGCGAACCGGAAGGCGAGGGTCATGGCTTCGCGGCGGCCGTGCAGGTCGCGCAGGGTGCTCACGTAATGCTGGACGTAGAAGGCGGTCATCTCGCTCGCGAGGACGCCCGTGAGGTACGCGGGGTTCATCGGGGCTCCGTCTCCGTTCTGCACGGCCCGCTGGAGCAGCAGTTCGGGCGCGTCGAGCGGCTGTCCCTGGGCGTGCAGGTCGGTCATGGCGCGGTACAGGGCGCGGGCCTGGTGGCTGGTGAACGCCTGTGCGGGCAGTTCGCTGACGTGCGGCCACGCGCCGTCCGGGTCGATCATGAC
The Deinococcus aquiradiocola DNA segment above includes these coding regions:
- a CDS encoding replicative DNA helicase → MTTPLIPPHNHDIEAKTLASVMIDPDGAWPHVSELPAQAFTSHQARALYRAMTDLHAQGQPLDAPELLLQRAVQNGDGAPMNPAYLTGVLASEMTAFYVQHYVSTLRDLHGRREAMTLAFRFAHHAAHGDLPEEDLRTLASQIGTTLENRRHTGTTTHATAIDAALADLDLRTPNAISTGYRDLDDAILGFERGALYVLAARPAMGKTGLGYSFALNAARNGHDVIVASLEMTARQLATRALATAASVDLSRIRQRTTTAPERERLHAHAARTRNLPVTYLEATDQTGLSIARDTRNHHAHGHCDLLLIDYLQLIESGRPGSENRVQEVGTISRNLKKLALELQIPVIVLSQLSRAVETRPNHRPQLSDLRESGAIEQDADTVMFIYRDEYYNPGTDQQGTAEIIIGKQRSGPIGSVHLSYSAEYVRFGNLSRTT